A single genomic interval of Cucumis sativus cultivar 9930 chromosome 7, Cucumber_9930_V3, whole genome shotgun sequence harbors:
- the LOC101213626 gene encoding protein RADIALIS-like 3, which produces MASSSLKQQRPETTWTPKQNKLFEKALALYDKDTPERWQNIATAVGGKSADEVQRHYEILLEDLRRIESGRVPIPNYRRTSNRDEELRLLKYLKLQ; this is translated from the exons ATGGCTTCGAGCTCTTTGAAGCAGCAACGACCAGAGACGACATGGACGCCAAAGCAAAACAAGCTGTTCGAGAAAGCATTGGCATTGTACGACAAAGATACACCTGAGAGATGGCAAAATATCGCCACTGCAGTAGGCGGGAAGTCGGCCGATGAAGTTCAAAGACACTATGAGATACTCTTGGAAGACCTCCGGCGGATCGAGTCCGGTCGTGTTCCTATTCCCAATTACCGACGCACTAGCAATCGAGATGAAGAGTTGAG GCTGTTGAAGTATCTGAAGCTTCAATGA